TGGATGTGAAAACGTTTGTGAAGCATACTGGACAAACATTGGTTTGTTTGTTTTCCATTTAGCACATTTCTGAACATTTGCTGATACGAACCTTTTGTGGCTCATTTTCATCACCAGCGTATCGGAAAAATGCTGCCTCCACGCCAACAACCACGGCCTGGTGGACTTCAGACATCTTTATCCTTGGTCTCTCCTGATGCTTGCGGTTCTCCTAATCCTCAAGAACGTGGCTCGACCTCTGATCAGGCTCGTGATTCACCATCTGAAAGTGCCAGTTCACGTGAAACTTGGCCAACATCTGACGCTTTGATGGCGAAAAAGCtggagaaggagaaagagaatgGCTACGCTGAGCACTCTGTTGTCCGCAATATTTCAAACTCCGACAAAATGTCCCTTCGTGACATTGCCCGAGAAAGAGTTGACGTTATAGCTGAAAGGATGCGAAATCTCCCAGATGAGTATCTAGAGAAGTTCAAACATGAACTTCGGGTCATTCTTGAAGGATTAGGTGGTTCTCAGCACAGAGAGGAGTTTCTATTCCTTCAAAGGCTAGTGAATAGTAGGGGTGATTTGACGGATGGAACCCTGATTATTACACACCGCACCCAGCTAGAAATTCTAGTTGCCATCAAGACTGGAATTCAGGCATTCTTGCATCCTAGTGTTAGTCTCTCTCAAGCTTCGCTCATTGACATTTTCTTGTATAAGAGGTGCAGAAACATAGCATGTGGTAGTGTGCTTCCGGCAGAGGAATGTAGCTGCAAAATTTGTGCGAAGAAAAATGGTTTCTGCAACCTTTGCATGTGTGTGATCTGTAACAAGTTTGATTTTGAGGTGAACACTTGCAGATGGATCGGTTGTGATCTCTGTTCTCATTGGACACACACGGATTGTGCCATTAGCAATGGACAAATTGGAACAGGCCCGTCTGTTAAGAATGGAGCTAGCTCAGCTGAGACGCTCTTCAGATGCCATGCTTGCAGTAGGACATCTGAGTTGTTAGGTTGGGTTAAAGATGTGTTCCAACACTGTGCCCCAAGTTGGGATGCGGAAGCTTTTGTTAGAGAGCTTGACTATGTCAGAAGAATTTTCCAGAGAAGTGAGGACGCGAGAGGCCGTAAGTTATTTTGGAAATGCGAGGAACTCATCGAAAAGCTGAAAGGTGGAGTTGCAGACCCTATGGCTTGTAAAGTGATCTTATCCTTTTTCCAAGGTAAGCCTCATTTCCAaggttttcttatttattttcagaTCATTGTTAATTGATTGATTGTTCTGGGGCATTCTTACTGAGAAAAGGTTGAAATGAAAGCTTGATACATCCAACAAGAAGCCACATGCAGCAGGTTAACAAATAAATTGATTACTGGCCCTTTGTTCTTTTGCTTCTTTGATATATAGTTAGAGTTCTTTGGTACGCTAGGTGGGCTAAAGGGGTTCGTATTCCTCTGGTAGGATCATTTACTTGACCGAAAAGCTCATGCAATATTTGTTAAGAAGATTTATCTATTTGATAAATAACCAATCATCTAATTTAATATTAAGCGTTTAAGACCAATACGCTCTTGCCAAACTTCATTATTCATTTGCTTATCTATCGGCAAAATTACTTCTCAAGCCATccaattctttctttctttagttAACAATAATTGTATTCCAATATTTGCGGGTTccttaatttttctttcttccccataatttttttttaaaagtcccAACCAATTTGCATAGGCTGATGGCCTTAGCTAAGCGGAATAACGGAGTGAAAGGAGAAGAGATGCATGCAACAAAGAATAGGGAGATGAACACTAAAAGGCGTAGCAATTAGcatttaaggaaaataaattgaaagatgGACTGTGGAACTTAGCAGTAGATGTAGATAGAAGAAAGTAGTTATGCCGAAAGGAGAGGAGTTGCTTGCAACAAAGAATTTGGTGGTGAAAGCTAAAGGCATAAACGAATTAGCATTTAAGGACAAAATATTGAAAGATTTGGCCTGGAACTTAGTTCTTCATGTATCCATGCAATTGATGGTCGGGTAGAGATTGGCTAGTCTGGGGAgagggaaagaagaaaagagaaggagAAACATGTTCACCAATTTCCCGTTATATGTACAAGGGGAAAAATAGTCCTTTTATGTTTCAATCCGGTGGATATAGAATAGTTCCTAGATCACAACCAAACTCATTCAAGTTCGAGTTATAACCAGATTATAATTTGAATCTGGCATAATCTGGAGAAGTCAAAAGAATTTACCAAATACGAAGACACAATTTGATAGAGTAGCTACTTAGAGATGGAATTATTTCCATAAACTATGTGAAGTCAGAAGTGAATTTGGTCGATCCTCTGGCTAAAACCCTTGGGAAGAAAATTGATAAGTGAATCATTGAGGGGGTATGGGACTTTCCAAACCTATGTGATTGGCAATCCCATGCAttaggttcatatgggtaatagCATTTTTTTTATCTAgcatttttttttctattatgcactattaaatttgtctctccTATGGTCTGTATAGTGCAAGATTGCAAGGAAAGTGAGATTGAGTTATTAAACTCTTACTCCAATCCATATTCTTTATAGGTGGTGTATTGCACTACAGAATACACTTCATGGATGGACCTAGAAGTGTGGAGTGAGGGTTATTCCTATGaaatttgtgaaaaaaaaaattctagagcATTCATGAATAACCAGGCGTGCGCATGGCGTATTAGCAACAAAACCGCAGTAAACAACAAAGTTTGTGGGGTGTATAGTGTAATAGATAAGGCACCTAACGTGCAACAAGAATTCTTGGTTCATAGAAGTTCAAGACTTCACCAATTATTCTGTAAGTTAAATCTTTTTTTATCTAGATATGGTTCATAGTCCACAAGACACCAAATTCGACGCATTATGGTCGATTGTGGAAAACCcaacaaataattatttttacttttttctttagTATCTCTTTTGAGATATGTGGGAAATTGTTAGGAAAATGTGAATAGTATCTCAAAAGGGAAGAGTCTCTTATTGGTTAAGAAAATCTCTAGattcattttcttgaaatttaGTGTTAAGAAAATGTCTATACTTACCAGAAAATGTCTATTTTCATCCTCTTGAATTTAGTGTGTCTTAAGTTCATATAAAGGATTCTTTATTTCGGAATCCTAACCGTTGGGCCTTTATTACAATTATGCTAGAGGAGCTTGTCGAAACCTGGGGGATACGCCTGCTCTTGCAAAATATCCGGATAATGTCCTTGACATGCCTCAAGGTTAAATAATTTCCGTGTTTTTTCCACAAGAGCAGAAACAATAAAGATTAAATAGAGAAAACCTAGCAGATCAACAGAAAGGAATTAAAGTTTTTCTATTTTCAGTGTCTTTATAAAAGGAAAGGTTATGTGTATATATAGGTGAGGAAAAATCAGAATGTTATAATGGAGGAACAATTGCCATAATGGTCCAACAGTTAGTAATTTGGAATAATGACCCATTATGTGAAATAAAGGCAAACTAATTCCAAGAGGATGAATTTGGAATGTTATCTGGACTTCTTCTTCACACTAATGAATCTTGATTTTCTTAACCAATAAGAGACTCTTCCTTTTTGAGATACTAATCCATTTTTCTAACAATTGCCATCTCTGTTGACCTCTGGCCGGTAGTCCGAGCCTTCTGGGATGCGATTTTGACATTTGAGAATACATGTTCTCTggaatttttattcttttttccaAGTATTATGATTTGTTGCTAATGTACTGTTAAAGTAATTTTCTTCTCCCCTTGGATGCTTTCCTAGTAggtttttgttctttccttttagAGAAAAAACATACTAAAGTAAATTTG
The sequence above is drawn from the Nicotiana tabacum cultivar K326 chromosome 13, ASM71507v2, whole genome shotgun sequence genome and encodes:
- the LOC107803747 gene encoding OBERON-like protein — its product is MLPPRQQPRPGGLQTSLSLVSPDACGSPNPQERGSTSDQARDSPSESASSRETWPTSDALMAKKLEKEKENGYAEHSVVRNISNSDKMSLRDIARERVDVIAERMRNLPDEYLEKFKHELRVILEGLGGSQHREEFLFLQRLVNSRGDLTDGTLIITHRTQLEILVAIKTGIQAFLHPSVSLSQASLIDIFLYKRCRNIACGSVLPAEECSCKICAKKNGFCNLCMCVICNKFDFEVNTCRWIGCDLCSHWTHTDCAISNGQIGTGPSVKNGASSAETLFRCHACSRTSELLGWVKDVFQHCAPSWDAEAFVRELDYVRRIFQRSEDARGRKLFWKCEELIEKLKGGVADPMACKVILSFFQELDVDPSKSQDNDEGGRLIAPQEAFNKIADVVQEAIRKMEAVAEEKMRMVKKARLALDACDQELKDKAREVTALKMERQRKKQQIDELESIVRLKQAEADMFDLKAGEARREAERLQRIALAKTEKSEEDYASRYLKQRLSEAEAEKQYLFEKIKLQESSRTSQSSAGGSDPSQMMYSKIQDLIKNM